The following DNA comes from Fretibacterium sp. OH1220_COT-178.
CCGGCAAGGACGAGTTGGCCTACATATCCGGGAAGCTCAACGCGACCGTGGCGTCCCTTCGGGCCAGCATGACGGACATCCGAATCACCGCGGACACCACGGCCCACCAGTCCGAGACCCTCGCCGCTCTTTCCGAGGAGACCCTCGCCTCCATGGAGGAGGTCTCCGCGTCCACGGAGCGCATCCTTCGGAGTCTGGAGGACAACGTCGCGACGTTGCAGGTTACGGACTCCTCCATCGAGGAGATCGCCTCGGGCGCCCAAGCGTCCGCGGAGGCGGCCACTCAGGGCGCCGAGGGGGCGGCCAGCGTCTCCGAGAGGGCCGAGGGCTCCTCCGAGGAGCTGAGTCGGGCTCTCGAGGACATCAGGAAAGCGGAGGAGGTCTCCGTGCAGAGCATCGAACGCCTTCAGAGGCTCGAGAGGTCCGTGGACGCCATCGCGGGCTTCGTCAACACCATCACCTCCATTGCCGACCAGACCAACCTGCTGGCCCTGAACGCCGCGATCGAAGCCGCCCGTGCGGGCGAGGCCGGGCGTGGATTCGCCGTGGTCGCCGACGAGGTCCGTAAGCTGGCCGAGGAGTCGGCCCGTGCCGCCTCGCAGGTCGACGTGCTCATCACGGAGCTTCAGGAGCACTCCAAGAGCTCCATCGATGCGACCGAGAGGACCGGTGCCCTGCTGGGCGAGACGACGGCGAGGACGACGGACGCTCAGGGAAAGCTCAAGGATGCCCTGAACGCCTTGAATCGCTTGACGGAGTCGATCCAGAACGTTGCTGCGGTATCCGAGGAGCAGGCGGCCTCCAGTGCCGAAATGAGCCATTCCGTCCACACCGTGGTCGAGACCACGGAGCGCATAGTGGAGTCCAGCCGCAGCGTGGAGACGGCAACGCACGAGACGACCCGTGCGGCGGAATCGATTGCGGGCGAAGCGCAGCGTATGGCGGAGACGTCGGAAAACCTGCTGGCGATCGTGCGGCGTTTCGTTCTGGATGCGGGAGAGCCCGGCCTCGTGCCCTCGAAGAAATAGCCGGGAGAGGTCGTCCCCTTTTCGTGAGCGGGGGATTTGAGCTGGTGTTGAAGCGGCCCCCCGGTTGAGACGACCGGGGGGCCGCTTCAGGCTGTTCTACGGGCCGCTCAGGCCGGAGGCGTGAGCGGGACCGGGGGATCGTGGGGGCAGGGTATGGAATGGAATGAGGGAGGGGAAACGATGGCTTGTTTGGGGGATGACATCAAAAAGCTGGGTTTCGGGCTGATGCGCCTGTCCGAGAAGGACGACCCGAGCTTCCGCCCGTCCATCGAGGGCATCGTCGAGACCACGGGGCGGAGCGTTCTGCGCTTCGTCCCCCTGAAGCCGAAGATGACGGCGCGTCTGGTTCTCGCCTGGAAGAAGGACGCCCTGTTCTCGCCGGCGGCGGAAAAGTTCTTCGAACTTGTGCGCGGCGCTCCGACGGATCGATGCCCAAGAGCGGGGCTTCGAAAAACACGCGGGTTGAAAATCGAAAATCCGAGTGGATGAAATCATGAAATTTGAAGGAATGATATTTCAAAATCCAACGGAATGAGATATGATAAAGGCAGCAAACTCTGGAGGAAGCGTATATGAAACGCCCCGGTTACAGACCCCGTATCATCGACCGCAAAGTGGAAGAATATCTCTCCGTCTTCGGTGCCGTCTGCATCGAGGGGCCGAAGTGGTGCGGCAAGACTTGGACCGCTTCCTGTCATTGCAGGAGTGCCGTCTATATCGGCGACCCGGCGGACAATTTTCAGAATCGGAGGCTGGCGGAGCTCTCCCCCGCGTTGGTGTTGGAGGGCGAGTCGCCCCGCTTGCTTGATGAATGGCAGGAGGTTCCGTCCCTTTGGGATGCCGTCCGCCATAAGATCGATGCGACCTCCGGCAAAGGGCGCTTTATCCTCACCGGTTCCGCGACTCCAAACCATAAGGGTATCCTTCACAGCGGTGCGGGGCGGATCGCCAGGCTGCGGATGCGCCCTATGTCCCTCTACGAGTCGGGCGATTCCAGCGGCGAGGTCTCCCTGTCGAAACTGTGCAACGGCGAGCTGACGCCTGTGGCGACCGGCGAGGTGAATCTTGGGAAGCTCGTCGATCTGATTATCCGCGGTGGTTGGCCCGGCAGCCTGGGGCTTCCCCCGGAACGGGCGGCGCTGCTGCCCGGGGAATATTTGAACGCGATCATCGACGACGACGTGCACCGCGTCGACGGCGTCAGGCGGGACTCGTTCAAGATGCGCCTGCTGCTGCGCTCGCTGGCCCGGAACGAGAGCTGCACCGCAACCAACAGGACGCTGATGAAGGACGTCAAGGGTGTGGAGGACGGGGATATCGACGCCGGCACCGTCGCCGCCTACCTGGATATTTTCAGGCGGCTGTTCGTCACGGACAATCAGCCGCCGTTTTCCGCCGGTATACGCTCGTCCGTCCGCGTCAAACAGGCGGAGAAGCGGCACTTTTCCGATCCTTCCCTCGCCTGCGCCCTGCTGAAGGCGACGCGCACCGGCCTGCTGAACGATCTGAAGACGTTGGGCTTTCTGTTCGAGGCGCTTTGCGAGCGGGATCTGCGCATTTATGCCGAGTCCTTTGGGGCTGGCCTTTATCACTATCAGGACTACAGAAATCAGGAGATTGACGCGGTCGTCGAGCTGCCAGACGGCCGCTGGTGTGCTTTCGAGATCAAGCTGGGGGCGAATCAAATCGACGCAGCAGCAGCAGAGCTGTTGGCGATCCAAAGGCGGATGGCGGAGGATCCCAAGGGGAGGCTGCCCGATGTCCTCTGCGTTCTCTGCGGCATGGCCGCCGCCGCCTACCGACGTCCGGACGGCGTGTTCGTGGTGCCGGTTACGGCGCTGAGGGAATGAGCCCATTGGCCCTTGACCGAGCGGCCCCCTCCCCCGTGATGGGGTGAGGGGGCGCTG
Coding sequences within:
- a CDS encoding methyl-accepting chemotaxis protein; this encodes MFALTIRRKLYLMLFVALFVITAMTGVTYFHGSAVIGDLADAVGMQTVDEGVRIIDNQFSRYVASLNTAADSVQHVQRAFGIGDEARVEQLLHSMSESTTKAGFVKVFMGLEATGRLADGSLWQEPEDFDARLRPWYRKAVEGKGSVVFSDPYSDAQSQKIIISLCRALYDGEGKLLGVLGGDIFLDELNDYVVSLQIFGRGNGILLLKDGTVLAGPHAEDILKVNLAEAPQLPEPLRAVARRMIGGERGRRHYSYGGSDREMFYAPTKQGFYLGITFPSSEMKALVNSLTMVLLVIAAVALIGTGAVIVLVNRGLTRSIRSMQSATERLGEGDLTVRYDDTGKDELAYISGKLNATVASLRASMTDIRITADTTAHQSETLAALSEETLASMEEVSASTERILRSLEDNVATLQVTDSSIEEIASGAQASAEAATQGAEGAASVSERAEGSSEELSRALEDIRKAEEVSVQSIERLQRLERSVDAIAGFVNTITSIADQTNLLALNAAIEAARAGEAGRGFAVVADEVRKLAEESARAASQVDVLITELQEHSKSSIDATERTGALLGETTARTTDAQGKLKDALNALNRLTESIQNVAAVSEEQAASSAEMSHSVHTVVETTERIVESSRSVETATHETTRAAESIAGEAQRMAETSENLLAIVRRFVLDAGEPGLVPSKK
- a CDS encoding ATP-binding protein translates to MKRPGYRPRIIDRKVEEYLSVFGAVCIEGPKWCGKTWTASCHCRSAVYIGDPADNFQNRRLAELSPALVLEGESPRLLDEWQEVPSLWDAVRHKIDATSGKGRFILTGSATPNHKGILHSGAGRIARLRMRPMSLYESGDSSGEVSLSKLCNGELTPVATGEVNLGKLVDLIIRGGWPGSLGLPPERAALLPGEYLNAIIDDDVHRVDGVRRDSFKMRLLLRSLARNESCTATNRTLMKDVKGVEDGDIDAGTVAAYLDIFRRLFVTDNQPPFSAGIRSSVRVKQAEKRHFSDPSLACALLKATRTGLLNDLKTLGFLFEALCERDLRIYAESFGAGLYHYQDYRNQEIDAVVELPDGRWCAFEIKLGANQIDAAAAELLAIQRRMAEDPKGRLPDVLCVLCGMAAAAYRRPDGVFVVPVTALRE